The following proteins are encoded in a genomic region of Montipora foliosa isolate CH-2021 chromosome 8, ASM3666993v2, whole genome shotgun sequence:
- the LOC137967699 gene encoding LWamide neuropeptides-like isoform X1, with translation MIVKVKLSSYVLQTEVGSVGHHNCTGAMHMIPGKQLEKFRMPAYQIAILLLVALLTSSFARHLEKTEEDETGELPSKVEREEKSSEPIINTENDHTFIKNEESNAKRQDDISVEWGRSLVFLSLPQTLDTSQDARRRGLESPDYRLKQGQKSDEPAKEGQFKPPGLWGRGLPYKNEEAKQEDEKKHRRLPGLWGREVMQSPLGFWGREIRQRPPGSLGKNRRPGLWGRSLGRKTPRNRERSLQKVQQNEDAQADLSDKE, from the exons TGAAATTGTCTTCGTACGTGCTTCAAACAGAGGTCGGATCGGTGGGGCATCACAACTGCACAGGCGCCATGCATATGATTCCGGGAAAACAACTTGAGAAGTTCAG AATGCCTGCCTATCAAATAGCAATTCTGTTGTTGGTGGCTCTTTTGACTTCATCTTTTGCTCGGCATCTGGAAAAGACAGAAGAGGATGAAACTGGTGAGCTCCCAAGCAAAGtcgaaagagaagaaaaatccTCTGAACCCATTATAAACACTGAGAATGACCACACGTTCATAAAAAATGAAGAATCAAATGCCAAACGACAGGATGACATTTCTGTTGAATGGGGGAGGTCACTTGTGTTTCTCAGTTTGCCACAAACCCTCGATACGTCTCAGGATGCTCGTCGCAGAGGCCTAGAATCTCCCGATTACCGTCTCAAACAAGGTCAAAAATCGGATGAACCGGCCAAGGAGGGTCAATTTAAACCGCCAGGATTATGGGGACGAGGATTGCCATACAAGAATGAAGAGGCCAAACAAGAAGATGAAAAAAAGCATAGAAGACTTCCAGGTCTTTGGGGGCGAGAAGTCATGCAAAGTCCACTAGGTTTCTGGGGTAGGGAGATAAGGCAACGTCCACCTGGATCATTGGGCAAGAATAGACGTCCCGGGTTATGGGGAAGGAGCTTAGGTAGAAAAACCCCCAGAAATCGGGAAAGGAGTCTCCAAAAAGTGCAACAAAACGAAGATGCTCAAGCCGATCTCAGTGACAAAGAGTGA
- the LOC137967699 gene encoding LWamide neuropeptides-like isoform X2 translates to MPFLRMPAYQIAILLLVALLTSSFARHLEKTEEDETGELPSKVEREEKSSEPIINTENDHTFIKNEESNAKRQDDISVEWGRSLVFLSLPQTLDTSQDARRRGLESPDYRLKQGQKSDEPAKEGQFKPPGLWGRGLPYKNEEAKQEDEKKHRRLPGLWGREVMQSPLGFWGREIRQRPPGSLGKNRRPGLWGRSLGRKTPRNRERSLQKVQQNEDAQADLSDKE, encoded by the coding sequence AATGCCTGCCTATCAAATAGCAATTCTGTTGTTGGTGGCTCTTTTGACTTCATCTTTTGCTCGGCATCTGGAAAAGACAGAAGAGGATGAAACTGGTGAGCTCCCAAGCAAAGtcgaaagagaagaaaaatccTCTGAACCCATTATAAACACTGAGAATGACCACACGTTCATAAAAAATGAAGAATCAAATGCCAAACGACAGGATGACATTTCTGTTGAATGGGGGAGGTCACTTGTGTTTCTCAGTTTGCCACAAACCCTCGATACGTCTCAGGATGCTCGTCGCAGAGGCCTAGAATCTCCCGATTACCGTCTCAAACAAGGTCAAAAATCGGATGAACCGGCCAAGGAGGGTCAATTTAAACCGCCAGGATTATGGGGACGAGGATTGCCATACAAGAATGAAGAGGCCAAACAAGAAGATGAAAAAAAGCATAGAAGACTTCCAGGTCTTTGGGGGCGAGAAGTCATGCAAAGTCCACTAGGTTTCTGGGGTAGGGAGATAAGGCAACGTCCACCTGGATCATTGGGCAAGAATAGACGTCCCGGGTTATGGGGAAGGAGCTTAGGTAGAAAAACCCCCAGAAATCGGGAAAGGAGTCTCCAAAAAGTGCAACAAAACGAAGATGCTCAAGCCGATCTCAGTGACAAAGAGTGA